The Pirellulales bacterium DNA window CGCGGTGGCCAGCGGATTGCCGCTGAGCGTGCCCGCTTGAAAGACTTTGCCGGCCGGGAGCACGTGGTCCATGATGTCGCGCCGGCCGCCGTAGGCGCCAACCGGCAGGCCGCCGCCGACGATCTTGCCGAGCGTCGTCAGATCGGGGAGGATATTCTGGAGCGACTGCGCGCCGCCGTACGCCACGCGAAAGCCGGTCATCACCTCGTCGTAGATCAAGAGCGCGCCATGCCGCTCGGTCAACTCGCGGGCCGCCCGCAGAAACCCGGCAGTCGGCACAACAACTCCCATGTTCCCGACGACCGGCTCGAGGATCACCGCGGCAATCTCCCCGCCGCGCCGCGCGAACGCCGCCTCGAGCCCGTCCGCATTGTTGTAGTCGAGCACCAGAGTGTCTTGCGTGGCGCCGCGAGTCACTCCCGGCGAATTCGGCACGCCGAGCGTCGCGGCCGAGCTGCCGGCGGCGACCAGGAGACTATCGACATGCCCGTGGTAGTTGCCGGCGAACTTGATCACGACATCGCGCCCCGTGAATCCCCTCGCGAGCCGCAGAGCGCTCATCGTCGCCTCGGTCCCCGAATTCACCAGCCGCACCTTCTTGATCGACGGCACGGCGGCGACGATCAACTCGGCCAGCTCGCTTTCCGCCTCGGTCGGAGCCCCGAAGCTCGTGCCACGAGCGATCGCCGCCTCGAGCGCCGCGGTCACCGCCGGATGGGCATGGCCGAGAATCATCGGTCCCCAGGAGCCGATGTAATCGATGTAACGATTCCCATCGATATCGAACAGATGCGCCCCTTCGCCGCGCTCAAAAAAGATCGGCTCCCCGCCGACCCCGCCAAACGCCCTGGCCGGGCTATTCACTCCGCCCGGCATGAGTTGCTTGGCGCGGGCGAAGGCGAGATGACTTTTTTCTCGGGGCATGGA harbors:
- the hemL gene encoding glutamate-1-semialdehyde 2,1-aminomutase, which translates into the protein MPREKSHLAFARAKQLMPGGVNSPARAFGGVGGEPIFFERGEGAHLFDIDGNRYIDYIGSWGPMILGHAHPAVTAALEAAIARGTSFGAPTEAESELAELIVAAVPSIKKVRLVNSGTEATMSALRLARGFTGRDVVIKFAGNYHGHVDSLLVAAGSSAATLGVPNSPGVTRGATQDTLVLDYNNADGLEAAFARRGGEIAAVILEPVVGNMGVVVPTAGFLRAARELTERHGALLIYDEVMTGFRVAYGGAQSLQNILPDLTTLGKIVGGGLPVGAYGGRRDIMDHVLPAGKVFQAGTLSGNPLATAAGIATLKVLRDQAPYERLEQLSARLAAELCSAAAAASIPHSMARIGSMMTLFFNPGPVVDWPSASRSDTARYARYFWGLIERGVYMPCSQYEAHFVSIAHSELDIDATVSAAHEVFDTMAVA